The Synergistaceae bacterium genome contains a region encoding:
- the flgD gene encoding flagellar hook assembly protein FlgD, whose protein sequence is MPVTDVTNYTNPADIAQLQTTTSTQSASAVTNATNDTLGKDAFLKLLIAELSNQDPLNPMEDREFISQMATFSSLEQMQNMNKTLEGMADSTRFSAVQYIGKAVAFTKGEGTEAQQVAAIVNHVWFDPNGQIVLDTTEGEVNLEDVQGVSEIG, encoded by the coding sequence ATGCCGGTAACAGACGTAACCAACTACACCAATCCCGCAGACATAGCACAGCTCCAGACCACAACCAGCACGCAGAGTGCCTCAGCCGTAACGAACGCCACTAATGACACGCTCGGCAAAGATGCATTCCTGAAGCTGTTGATCGCAGAGCTGTCGAACCAAGACCCGCTCAACCCTATGGAGGACAGAGAGTTTATCTCGCAGATGGCGACATTCTCGAGTCTCGAGCAGATGCAGAACATGAACAAGACGCTCGAGGGAATGGCAGACTCTACGAGGTTCAGCGCAGTGCAGTACATCGGGAAGGCAGTAGCTTTCACGAAGGGCGAGGGCACGGAAGCACAGCAGGTTGCTGCAATCGTGAATCACGTGTGGTTCGACCCGAACGGACAGATTGTGCTCGACACAACGGAAGGCGAAGTGAACCTTGAGGATGTTCAAGGAGTAAGCGAAATAGGGTAG
- a CDS encoding flagellar hook-basal body complex protein: MLRALFTAVTGVRAHQTMLDVTGNNISNVNTTGFKKDNTIFADLMYQANKYASGAGDARGGINPAQVGLGVSVSAIETIHTQGSGQYTGNPSDMMIQDKGFFVYQSGNQQLYSRSGALTLDANSDMVMSGQGYKLQGYEMELQPATGEYAQAAELSTVNIPLGQKIDAKATTRVDYQCNLDSRSSAYLPYGFADLPFNTNAAWNGSTTGKALVSMNGTEYEMAFVTDFNASANLDGSGINYLTVSMQNAGQTTDLTFDMTNVNGETGLPTLSLPKININAEGEYVLTKEVETGDEGTFVGWLSNSLEFVDAVDDIPAGTVQSTLDTYMPIYKFPGSTPPKYFAVEYDDISGTMKVRSLSFLDADGNDVTNRATTAGLAADLENEEALGGTSIKPNPAVFTYNIKDNMNYTNFRLSGAPTLTTENAADGEPVNVAYDFIAEFDESVDRADGINSDMSTNASKMTLWYYGWSNADWVASNNGTEITAEVQPRMHKLEATVYFNADGTFDSVNWEDVNNDNAPAGYRIVAGSVPYGGDGDVGPNLQISVGTSSQASSATDTLNFQQAKSLDIPGDVSSAGEWSTVASTYQGGYHATKLTIYDDNGKTHTLEVTFKKLTENRWRWEAFLVEKDESGQDKLVNIIPEPHSGEIEFDGSGRISNAVTSDNQRRGTDDTHPNAEVEISLPFSLNGQPNSVITLNFGGGVGKGGEALDGVTQFASETTTKPIYQDGYTMGVLKNYSVAVDGVITGSYDNGINIPLYRVALATFANEQGLEKVGNTMFQATVNSGNANIDGATTNGKGSIMSQYVEMSNVDLTEEFTHLIIAQRGFQANTRVVTVSDQILEEVVNLKR, translated from the coding sequence ATGCTCAGGGCATTATTCACAGCAGTAACGGGTGTTCGCGCTCACCAGACGATGCTCGACGTAACGGGCAACAACATAAGCAACGTAAACACGACCGGCTTCAAGAAGGACAACACGATATTTGCTGACCTGATGTACCAGGCGAACAAGTACGCATCAGGAGCGGGGGACGCGCGCGGAGGCATAAACCCGGCACAGGTAGGTCTCGGAGTGAGCGTGTCGGCGATAGAGACGATTCACACGCAGGGTTCGGGGCAGTACACGGGCAACCCGTCGGACATGATGATTCAGGACAAGGGATTCTTTGTGTACCAGAGCGGCAACCAGCAGCTGTATTCGCGTTCGGGGGCACTGACGCTCGACGCAAACAGCGATATGGTCATGTCGGGTCAGGGCTACAAGCTGCAGGGCTACGAAATGGAGCTTCAGCCGGCAACAGGAGAGTACGCGCAGGCGGCGGAGCTTTCGACGGTGAATATTCCGCTGGGGCAGAAGATAGACGCTAAGGCTACAACGCGTGTGGATTACCAGTGCAACCTTGACAGCAGAAGCAGTGCGTACCTGCCTTACGGGTTTGCGGACCTTCCATTCAACACAAACGCCGCGTGGAACGGGAGCACTACGGGCAAAGCCTTAGTCTCGATGAACGGCACGGAGTACGAGATGGCATTTGTTACGGACTTCAACGCGTCTGCAAATCTTGACGGTTCAGGCATAAACTATCTCACGGTTTCGATGCAGAATGCCGGGCAGACCACAGACCTGACATTTGACATGACGAACGTAAATGGCGAGACAGGCCTTCCTACACTTTCGCTCCCCAAGATAAACATCAATGCTGAGGGCGAATATGTTTTAACCAAAGAAGTCGAGACCGGCGACGAAGGAACGTTTGTCGGCTGGCTGAGCAACTCGCTTGAATTTGTGGATGCCGTAGATGATATTCCGGCGGGAACAGTACAGAGCACGCTTGATACATACATGCCGATCTACAAATTCCCGGGCTCAACTCCTCCGAAGTATTTTGCGGTGGAGTATGACGACATTTCCGGGACTATGAAGGTACGTTCGCTGTCGTTCCTTGACGCGGACGGAAACGACGTAACCAACCGTGCAACTACAGCCGGGCTTGCGGCAGACCTCGAGAACGAGGAAGCACTCGGCGGCACGAGCATAAAGCCGAACCCTGCAGTATTCACGTACAACATCAAGGACAACATGAACTACACGAACTTCCGTCTGTCAGGAGCACCTACGCTGACCACAGAGAATGCGGCAGACGGCGAGCCGGTGAACGTAGCGTATGACTTCATCGCAGAGTTCGACGAGAGCGTAGACCGCGCTGACGGCATCAACTCCGACATGTCTACGAACGCTTCAAAAATGACGCTGTGGTATTACGGCTGGAGCAATGCTGACTGGGTAGCCTCGAACAACGGCACGGAGATTACCGCTGAAGTACAGCCCAGAATGCACAAACTTGAAGCCACAGTGTACTTCAACGCAGACGGAACGTTTGACTCCGTGAACTGGGAAGATGTCAACAACGACAACGCACCGGCGGGCTACCGTATTGTTGCAGGTTCAGTGCCTTACGGCGGAGACGGCGACGTTGGGCCGAACTTACAGATAAGCGTCGGCACGTCAAGCCAGGCTTCCTCCGCGACTGACACCCTGAACTTCCAGCAGGCCAAGAGCCTCGATATTCCCGGCGACGTTTCATCAGCAGGAGAGTGGAGCACCGTAGCTTCAACGTATCAGGGCGGCTACCATGCAACGAAGCTCACGATTTACGACGACAACGGCAAGACACACACTCTCGAAGTAACCTTCAAGAAGCTCACGGAGAACCGCTGGAGGTGGGAAGCGTTTCTTGTCGAGAAGGACGAGTCGGGGCAGGATAAGCTCGTGAACATCATACCTGAACCGCATTCAGGAGAAATTGAGTTTGACGGTTCGGGAAGGATAAGCAACGCAGTAACCAGCGACAACCAGAGGCGCGGAACTGACGACACGCACCCGAACGCAGAGGTAGAAATCTCTCTGCCCTTCAGCCTCAACGGCCAGCCCAACAGTGTTATCACGCTGAACTTCGGCGGCGGAGTCGGCAAGGGCGGAGAAGCACTCGACGGCGTAACTCAGTTCGCCTCCGAGACCACCACGAAGCCCATCTATCAGGACGGCTACACGATGGGAGTCCTCAAGAACTATTCCGTAGCAGTCGACGGCGTAATCACAGGAAGCTACGACAACGGCATAAACATTCCGCTGTACCGTGTGGCACTCGCAACCTTCGCCAACGAGCAGGGCCTCGAGAAAGTCGGAAACACGATGTTTCAGGCCACAGTGAACTCCGGCAACGCCAACATCGACGGAGCAACAACGAACGGCAAGGGCTCTATAATGTCGCAGTACGTTGAGATGTCCAACGTCGACCTGACGGAGGAATTTACGCACCTCATCATTGCCCAGAGAGGCTTCCAGGCCAACACAAGAGTCGTAACGGTGAGCGACCAGATACTTGAAGAAGTCGTGAACCTGAAGAGATAA